DNA sequence from the Anaeromicrobium sediminis genome:
GGTTGGATTGCTAGCAGGATTATCAATAGTGATAATATACATTATATTAGTAATACAGTTTGATTCCTTCATACAACCAGTAGTAATACTAACTACAGTACCCCTGTCTTTAATAGGGTCTATAGTTGGATTATACCTATTTAAGCAACCATTATCATTAACAGCATTCCTGGGTATAATCGCCTTGGTAGGATTAGTTGTTAAAAACGGTATACTATTAATTGAGTACATGAATGAATCTAGGGAAAATGGTTATAACATAAACGAAGCTTGTATAGATGCAGTAGATAAGAGATTTAATGCTATTATATTAAGTGCTGGAACCACTATAATAGGATTAATACCACTTGCTCTTGCTAATAGTAGTTTATTTACACCTATGGCCGTATCATTAATGTTTGGATTGTTAGTATCTACTTTCTTAACTATGGTAGTAATACCAGTTATATATAGCTTAATTGAAACATTTTTAATGAATAGGAGAAAAAGAGAAAATAATGTATCTAATGAAATAACTGAATAAATTAGTGAAAGGCCTTTGTTCTTATGGGAGAACAGAGGCTTTTTTTACTTACTAGGAAATTATTAAAATAAATTATAATTTCCTATTTACAAAATGGAAAGATGAGGATATAATAAAGATACGATAATGATAATCATTATCAAACAATAAAAATTATGGCGTATGTATATCTTGCTGTTATAAATCGCCGAAAATTTTACGCTTTTAAAAATCTCTTAGACTGGTCATCTAAGAAAAAAAGTTTGTTTTATTAGGGCAGGGAAAAATTCTCGATTTTCCCTGCCCTAATAAAGAATCTATGTGAAAAAAATGAAACTAATGAAATGGCATATTTATCTGATATATTACCGCGGCAAAAAATATTAATGATAATATGGAGGTATAATATGGCTAAAATGATGGGTCCACGTTTTAAACAATGTAGAAGATTAGGATTAAATGTATGTGGACATCCAAAGGCAATGAATCGTGCAACAAAAGGTACTAGTAGAGCTGATAGAAAGCTTTCAGATTATGGACGTCAGCTTCTTGAAAAACAAAGATTAAGAGCTTACTATGGAGTGATGGAAAAACAATTTAGAAGATATGTGGAAAAGGCAATGGATTCTCCTAGATTAACTAATGAAGTTTTAGTAGAATTTCTAGAATGTAGATTAGATAATTTAGTATATAGAATGGGATTTGCTAGTTCATCACGTCAAGCTAGACAAATGGTAAATCATGGACATATTCTAGTAAATGGTAAGAAGGTAGATAGACCCTCTTTCAGAGTTAAGGTGGGGGATGAATTAAGTTTAAGAGAAAAATCACAACAAGTAGGTATATTCAAAGAAAATTTCCAAGATGGAAATGGATTCAATCTACCATATATAGAAAAGAATGTGGACAAATTTACAGGAAAATTAATTAGTATGCCAAACAGAAAAGATGTTCCTATTGAAATCAATGATCAATTGGTTATAGAATTCTATTCTAGATAGGAAAAGTAAGGAGGATGTTAAAATCCTCCTTATTTAAATTAAAGTCTTTTTTAATCTAATAATCTATATTTATTAATTTTGTTATAGAGAGTTGCTAAGGAAATTCCTAATACCTTAGCAATTTCTATTTTACTAGTATAGGATGAGCCATACTTATCAATAGCTCTTTGAAGCATAATTTTTTCTGCCTTATCCAAAGGCAGTATTATATCTCATGTATCTGCTGAAATGACTGTTTCATTAGATGATATGAATTTTAAATCCGTTCCTTTAATCTCCCTATTATCCCTAGTACTTATTACTACCCTTTCTAAAACATTTTCTAACTCTCTAATATTACCTGGCCAATTATATTGGGCAATTATTTTCATTGCATCGCTAGTAAAGATTTTAAAGGGCTTTCCTAACTTTCTACAGGTTTTTTTCATAATAAAATCTATTAGATGGGGAAGATCTTCTTTTCTATCCCTTAGGGGAGGTAATTCTATATTAAGAACATTTAATCTATAGAATAAATCTTCCCTAAAAGTGCCTTCCTTAACCATCTCTTTTAAGTTCCTATTTGTGGCTGAGATTATTCTTATATTTAGAGGGATAGGGCTCTCACCGCCAACTCTATGGATTTTTCTCTCCTGTAAGGCTCTGAGTAATTTGACTTGAAGGAGAGGATCCATATCTCCAATTTCATCTAAAAATATGGTTCCGCCATTTGCTAATTCAAATTTTCCAAGTTTTTTCTTAAAAGCTCCTGTAAAGGCTCCCTTTTCGTGGCCAAATAATTCACTTTCTAAAAGATTAAGGGGAACGGCAGAACAGTTAATGCTTATAAATGGCTGTTTAGATCTATTACTAGAGTTATGGATGGCATTTGCTATTACTTCTTTACCAGTTCCAGTCTCACCCTGAATTAGTACGGTGGCATCCGTATGGGAGGCTATTTTTCCCATTTCAATACATCTTTCCATATTAGAACAAGACCCTATTAAATCATCAAATGTATAAGTTGCAGAGGCTATATTGCTTATTTTTTCTGATAAGGTTTTCAATTTGTTTTTACTCTCATTTAATTTTTTAGTTAAAACTATAACTTCTTTGATATCGTTAGTTACGGCAATGGCTCCTAATAATTTGCCATTGTAGTATATGGGGGCAGCACTAGATACTAATTCTGTAGGACTGCCACTTGGATAATTTCTTACGTTGCTTACCCTTTTCCCCGTTTGAATAACTTGTACTAAACTGCCATCCTTAGACACATCAAATACGCTTTTTTTTAGCCTATCATTCTTTTTTACTCCAACTATACTTAAGAAAGCCGGATTAATATACTGGATTATACCGTGGCTATCTACAATCTGAACTGCTATAGGGATAATATCCAACATTTTTATGAGTACTTCTCTACTTATTAAAATATCTGATAGGGACTTTATACAATCCTTTTCACCTTCAGTTAAATTACAATTTTCCTGTTCGGAAATTATTTTAGATATGATTAAACTAGTATTTAACAAAGAGGAAGAATCTAATGGCTTAAAAGAATTCCAAGAAATTTGGGAAAATGCGTTTTCCATGAGTTTCATTTCATATCCCACCTATTAAAGTAAATTTTTATTATTTGGTTTAGAGATTATCTAAATTTATATATTCTACATAAGGATAGGTTAAACCTTCGACGAAAATTGTGGAAATATGTAGAATTTACAGAAAAATCTAAAGATTATATATAATTTCTAAAAATTAGAAATATATTTTGGATCAGGAAATAAATGTAAAAGAGCTGTATATGAGTGTACAACCTTGCTTGGTGGAAAAATTGGATTTTTTTAAATATGGCACAACAATTGCAAATATATAAGAGCGAGAATATATTTCCTTTATAATCACATGAAAAGACATTAGAGAGGAGGCATATAAAGACTTAACAAAGTATAAAATTAGCCAATTGTTATAATCTAAAGATTTTTTCAGTTGGCTCACAAAATAAAATTACTAACTATTATCTAAGGGGGCAATAAAAATGGAAAGTACAATTTTATTAAGTCAAGGAGACATTAAAGAAGTTTTAACTATGAAGGATGTTGTGGAAATTTGTGATAAAACTTTTGTAGGATTTGGAGAAGGAACTACTATAAACCCTACTAAAGTAGGTTTAGATTTAGGAGAAAAGGCAGCATATCCTCCTTATGAAGGATTTATGAATGCTATGCCTGCATACGTAGGATGGTGTGACTCTGCAGGGATTAAGTGGGCCGGTGGATTACTAGGAGAAAGAAAAAAAGCTGGATTACCTTATATAACATCTATGATTCTTTTAATGAATCCTAAAATGGGTAACTTTACTGCAGCCATGGATGGAGCATTAATCACTAACTGGAGAACAGGATCACAAGCTGCTATTAGTTTAAAGTATACTATCACTCATAAGAAAAATATTAAGATTGCCATCTACGGAGCCGGAATGCAAGGACGTACTTCAACTATGGCGATATCTCAAATATTCGATATAGATGAGTTAAGAGTATATGACTTATATAAGAGTGCTGGAGAGAAATTTAAAGAAGATATGAAAGAATATGTTAAGGGCGAAATCGTAGTTGTAGAAAATCCTGAAGATGCAGCTAAGGATGTGGATGCAATTATAACTGTTACTCAATCTAAAAACAAGTTCTTAAAGAACGAATGGATAAAGCCAGGAATGGTAGTAGTACCTATGGGATCTTACCAAGAGTGTGATGATGAGTTTATCCTTAGTGCAGACAAGATTATGGTAGACCATGTAGGACAATGTCTGCATAGAGGAGTTTTAAAAGAATTAGCAGAAGCAGGAAAAATTACAGAAGAAACTCTATATGCAACTATAGGTGAAGTAGCAGCTGGTAAGAAAGCAGCTGGAATTAAAAGTGACGAGCGTATATTATGTGTACCAATCGGTACTGGTGCTATGGATATTGCCATTGCAACTGTAGTTAGGGACAGAGCAATTGAAAAGGGATTAGGAGATAATTTTGCATTTGTAGTCTAGTTTTTATTTAACTATCTATTATCTACGTGAATTTAGAAAAATTTAATATGGGCAGGAAAATGTTTTCCTGCCTTCTTTTTAAAAGATAGGAAGATTACGAAAAGTAAAGGAGGACTCAAATGACACAAGATTGTAAGAAGAAGAACTTATTTAGTATTTTGATGAATATACAAGGATATGTATCTGCATTTTTAATGATATTATTACCCTGTATGGTCTTTTTCCAAGTTTTACTAAGATATGTGTTTAAAGCTCCACTTATGGGGATAGAGGAACTTATGTTATTTCCAACCATATGGTTATATATGCTAGGAGGAGCCAATGCATCTTATGAGAGAGAACATATATCATGTGGAATCTTAACATTATATATTAAGAAAGAAAAATCTATGCAGATTTTTAATATTGCAAAGGCATTAATATCCATATTAGTAAGTTTATGGTTGACTTATTGGTCATATTGGTATTTCGCCTACTCACTTAAAATGTGGAAGTACAGTGATTTAGTAGGAGTACCAATGTTCTTTGGCGAAAGTGCACTACTTGTAGGTCTAGTTTTAATGACGCTTTTCACAGTATTAGAGCTACGTGATTATATAAACATTTTTAGAAATGGAAATAAAAATAAGGAGGAGGCTAAAGAATGTTAAATATTGTGTTAATGGATGTAATATTACTTGTTGTACTTCTTATGATGAGTGTACCTCTTCCCTATTGTTTTGGTGGAGCACTGCTTTTTATGTCCATATTTGGCGGCGTTTCTATGAAAAGTATGATGCTTTGGGGATTTAGTTCGACTATAAGTCCTGTTTTATTAGCCAGTCCATTATTTGTACTAGCAGGAACTCTAATGGGTGGAAGTGGAATTGCAAAGCATCTATTAAATTTGGCTGATGTATTTGTAGGAAGAATAAGAGGTGGTCTTGGAGTTGTAACTGTAGCCACATGTGCCTTTATAGGAGCCATATCAGGAAGTGGATTTACAGGTGTTGCAGCTACAGGACCCATACTAATACCTAGAATGGTAAAACAAGGTTATCCAAGGGGATATGCTACGTCAATAGTAACCGTTTCATCTATCTTAGGACTTTTGATCCCTCCAAGTGTCATTATGATTCTTTACGGATGGGTTACAGAAACATCGATTTTGGCATGTTTCCTTTCTACAGTAGGTCCAGGGTTGGCAATAGTAATAACATTTTCTGTAATAAACTTAATGTGGGCTAAAAAAATGCCTGATTTAGTTCTAGATCCACCTCTAGAAGCTAAAGAGAAAATAAAAGTGCTTACTAACAGAACTTGGATTGCTATACCAGCCCTATGCCTACCTGTTGTTATATTAGGTGGAATATATGGAGGTATATTTACTCCAACAGAGGCAGCAGGAGTTGCAACTATCATATCTATACCTATTGGTTTTTTCATATATAAAGAGCTAAGCCCAAAAAAATTCTATGAATTAATTAAAGAATCAACTGTATCTGTTGGTGCTATCATGACTATGATCATATTTACTTTAATGCTTAGTCAAACCTATGTAATGTTACAAGTACCACAGGCTATAATAGAAATGTTTTTCAATATAACAAGCAATAAAATATTAATGCTTTTAATTATAAATGTATTCCTTTTCCTTGTGGGAATGATAGTTAACGATTCTACAGGAATGATCTTAGTTGCACCGCTTCTTCTTCCATTAGTAACAAAGTTGGGTTTAAGCCCAGTGCACTTTGCGGCTATTATGGGAGTTAATTTGGCCATGGGAGGAGTAACACCACCATATGCAAGTATCCTATATTTGGGAATGAGAATAGGTAAATGCGAATTTGATGAAATAATTAAACCAACAATGGTATTCTTACTATGTGGGTATTTACCAATTGTTATATTAACAACATTTTTTCCTGAGTTATCATTATTTTTACCTAGATTAATGGGATTAGTATAGGACTCAATTATTTTTCATATAAAGTGAAATTAAAATTTAGGAGGGATAGAATGAGGAATGTAAAAAGAATAATGAGTATATTGATTTGTGTAGTTCTAGTAATTGGAAGTTTGGCAGCATGTTCATCGCCAGCATCTCAAGAAGGTAAAACTATGACTTGGAAAATAGGTCATATTAGACCAGAGGGTGCAGTGGCAGATAAGGATGTTAGAGCTCTAGCTAGTGCAATAAAGGAGAGCACTAACGGAGATATAAACATTGAGGTTTATCCAGGAAGTACATTAGGTGATTATCAAATAGTACAAGAACGTGTTGGTATAGGTGATGTTGAAATGCAACTTGCACCAGCAGGCACTAACGTAGATAAGGCACTAGGAATTACAGCTGTTCCTTATTTAGCTACTAACTGGGAAGAAGCTAAACATGTATTTAGAAAAGATGGTCCTATGATGGATGCATTAGGTAAGAGATTTGAAAAGCAAGGTATTAAGTTATTAAGCACATACCCAGTATACTTTGGCGGAATTGCTTTAGTAAAAGAACCTAATGAAGCAGGAAACCCTAATGTTTCTAAGGGATTAAAGATAAGAGTTCCTGGAATGAAAGTATATGAATTAAATGCTCAAGCACAAGGATACTTAGCTACACCTATTCCTTATTCAGAGGCCTTTACTGCTATGCAAACAGGTATAGTTGATGGAGCAATAGGTGGAGGAGCAGAAGGATACTATGCTAGTTTTAGAGATGTAACTAAGTATTATTTACCAGTAAATGATCACTTCGAAATGTGGTTCCTATATATGAATATGGAAACGTGGGAAGGTCTTAGCGATGAGCAAAAGAAAACTATAGAAGATGCTAGTGCTAAGTTTGAAAGCACAAGATACGAATTAGCTGAAAAAGACCAAAAGGGTTATGAGGCTAAATTGGCAGAAGCAGGTGTTAACGTATATGAGTTTACACAAGAAGAGTTAACTGCAATGGCTGAGAAGGCTAGAGCAGAAGTATGGCCTAAGTTAAAGGATGAATTTGGAGCAGAGCTATTTGATGCTATAATTGCGGACATACAGTAATTCCTTTAAAAAGATATGACTTTTTAGTCATATCTTTTTTTTCTTTAATTCTATAGAAAATTCAGGTTATAATATAGGAAAAAGAGAGAAAAAGGGGTATAGGCTGTGAAGAAAAGAAGTAAGGCTATTAATCTATTGAAAATACTAGGCTTATTATGGCTAATAAGTTTTATATTAATAGAAGGTTTAATTCTTGTAAATGGGGTATCTAAAGAATATAAGGAAGTAGATTATATAGTAGTATTAGGGGCAGGATTAAAGTGGGACAAGTTATCAGCAACATTAAAAGAAAGATTGGATAAATCCTATGAGTACTTAAATAAGAATGAGAATATAAAGATTGTTGTCTCAGGAGGTCAAGGACCTGATGAAGCCACATCAGAGGCATTTGCCATGGAACAATATCTAGTAGGCTTAGGTATATCAAAGGACAGGATAATAAAAGAGGATAAATCTACTAGCACCTATGAGAATTTAAAAAATACTTATGATATTTTGCAAGAGGAAGAAAGGAAAGAAAAAATAAGAATAGGTATAGTAACTAATAGATTCCATCAATTTAGAGCAGGGGTATTGGCTAAAGAAATAGGATTTGAACCCTATGCCATAGTATCTAAAACCAAATTCTATCAAATTCCTAAGTATTATTTAAGAGAGTATTTTGCCATAATAAAGTCTTTCCTTTATGACATTTAACTAAAAGGAAACAAATTACATTTGACATTATAACTAATATATCATATAATACTCTTTACGAATAAGTGCAGATGGTGCAGTATTCTAGTCGGATCATCCATTTCTGAAGGCGGGCCTAAAAATCCGTCAGAGGGCATATCGATGAAGCTCCTGGTACTTGCTTACAACGCCCAGTTGGGGGTGAGTGCTGGGAGTAAGAAAAAGAGGGCGATTCACAATGGCATGTGGGCGTGTACCCTTTTTTTCGCGGAGACTTAATAAAAGTAACTTTTTTATTAAGATTAAACCTACAATGTGGTTCAATACGTGCTACGTGTAGAGTAGCCTGCCTTGAGTGGAATATGGGGGATAGATAGTTATGATATTGTTTTATCGGCCAATAAAATAATATTTTTTACTATTTGAAACCTGTTCTGCAAAAGAGGCTAGGAAATGGCTTGACTGTTGAGGAAAGCTCCTAGACTGTTCTTCTGAGATACTTTGGGGATTAAAGTACGGACTAAGTGGTAATCTGGTAATGCATAGCATAGGAAGAAGTGAAGGGAAACCGCTGATCTGGCGACAGACCAGTATCTTCTTGGGAAAACCAACCAGACCTAAGCCGTAAAATTTACTCAGGGTATTGCCATCTGTTTACTTCATATAAATACTTAAGTTTCTAGCTCATCCTTTGGATGGGCTTTTTTCTGCACAAAATTACATACTTTCAGGTTAAAAGAGTTGATAAAATGGCTTTCATTAGATAATATACTCTTAAGAATAAGAGGAAAAGAGGGATCAGGTGTGGAGATAAGTTGGAAACCGGATAAAAATTCTCAAGTGCCATTATATAAACAAATAATAGATTTTATAAAGGGTGAAGTAAGTAGTGGTAACTGGACTGTAGGAACTAAGTTACCAGCTCAAAGGCTTTTGGCCCAATCATTTGGTGTAAATAGGAGTACCTTAATAGAGGCACTAGAAGAATTAAAAGCAGAGGGGATAATAGAGGGAAAAGGTGGCAGTAGCACCAGAATTGCCAATAATACTTGGGCTCTATTAATTTCAAATAACAAGACTAATTGGGAACAGTATATAGAAAATGGAGTTCATCGGCCTAACTTACCTACCATTCAAGCAATAAATAGGTTAGAATTTGAACCTAATATAATAAGATTAGGGACAGGAGAATTATCTCCAAATTTATTTCCAAAGGAAATGATGAGGAACATATTAACAAAAATGCCTGATAGAATAAATGATCTAGGCTATTTGGAACCAAAGGGCTTATTAGATTTAAGAAAAGTAATTTGTGAATATCTGAAAGAATTTAATATAAATGTATCTCCAAAATCGGTACTAATAGTATCAGGGGCCCTTCAAGCACTTCAATTAATATCCATAGGTATAACTCCACTAGGTTCAACTATACTAATTGAGAATCCATCCTACATAAAATCCCTACATATATTTCAGTCATCAGGAATGAAATTAGTTGGCCTTAATATGGATAAGAATGGAATTATGGAAAGTGAAATATTAAATAGGATTAACAAGAGAAATATAAACTTTTTATATACTATACCTACTTTTCATAATCCAACGGGAACCTTAATGCCTATGGACAGAAGGAAAAATATAATAAACCTTTGTGAAAAGGAACGTATGCCTATTATAGAAGATGATGTATATAGGGAACTATGGATAGACAATGAGCCTCCAATGCCTTTAAAATCTATTGACAAAAATGGTAATGTACTATATTTAGGAAGTATATCTAAATCCTTGGCACCAGGATTTAGAATTGGTTGGATTGTAGGTCCAGAACCTATAATAGATAGATTGGCAGACATAAAGATGCAAACAGATTATGGCTCCAGTTCTATTTCACAATGGGCCATAGTAGAATTAATCTCAAGTGGTCACTACTTTGAGCACTTACAAATTAGTAGAAAGAACTTGAAAATCAGAAGAGATTTAGTGGAGAATTTATTAAATAAATATTTTAAGGAAATTGCCACATGGAACATTCCAAAGGGTGGTTTTTATATATGGTTAGAAGTAAAAAGAAATATAAATATGAAAAGGCTTTTTGATGAGGCATTGAAGGAAAATTTATTAATAAATCCAGGATATATGTATGGTCATATGAATAATAAGAATATAAGAATATCCTACTCCTATGCAGAATTGGAAAAATTAGAGAAAGGATTGAAAAAACTAGCTATCATAATAAATCATATGGAAAACTTTTAAAAAGATGGTCCTTTGACTGTCTTTTTGAAATTGGTTGGGAAAAGTTTTTTGTGTTTGGTTGGAGAAAAATAGTGATTTATCATATATAATTTGTATAGACATAATGAAATTATAGATAAGAGGTGGGAACTTTGTTTAAATATTTATTACAGGGGTTTACGCTAGGATTAGCATATGTGGCTCCTATAGGAATGCAGAATCTATACGTTATAAATACAGCTATTAGTAAGAGTAAAAAACGTGCCTACCAAGTGGCTCTAGCTACCATATTTTTTGATATAACCTTAGCGTTAGCTTGTTTCTTTGGAGTGGGAATTTTAATTGATAAGAGTATATTAATTAAGAGAATAATATTATTGGTTGGGAGTATGGCTGTCATATATATAGGATATGGTCTTATAAAATCAGAACCTGACTTATCTGGGGAAGTAGATTTGGATAAACCCCTGTGGCAAGTAATAAGTACTTGTTTTGTAGTCACATGGCTAAATCCACAGGCCATAATAGATGGATCTTTATTACTAGGTGGATTTAGAGCTTCATTACCACCTGATAAATCAAATTTGTTTATTATAGGAGTTTGTATAGCATCTGCTCTTTGGTTTTTAGGTATAAGTACCTTTGTGTCCCATTTTAGTCATCTATTTAATGAAAAGGTACTGAAAAAATTAAATATAGTATGTGGAAGTATAGTCATATACTATGGCTTAAAGCTTGCCTATATGTGCATACAGTCAATTATGTAGATACAACCCTTTTAATAGGAACCCATTAGTGGGTTCTTTTTTTGATAAAAATAAAAGTCGTGGAAGATCTTGTTTGACATGAGAATGATTATCATTTATACTGGTTAATGAAAATGATTATCAATCAATAAACGAATTATAGGAGGGTGAATATATGAAAAAACTATTTTTAGTGTTATCTTTGAGCATGATGTTAATATTAGGACTAGTAGGATGCTCAAGTAATGAAGAGGCAGCAGTTAGTAACGAAGAGGTAAAGGAAGAGGTAAAGGCAGAACAAGTTGTAAACCTTTATACGGATAGACATTATGATACGGATCAAGAACTTTTTGATTTATTTACTAAGGAAACTGGAATAAAAGTAAATGTAGTTAAGGCAAAGGGTGATGAATTAATAGAAAG
Encoded proteins:
- the rpsD gene encoding 30S ribosomal protein S4; amino-acid sequence: MAKMMGPRFKQCRRLGLNVCGHPKAMNRATKGTSRADRKLSDYGRQLLEKQRLRAYYGVMEKQFRRYVEKAMDSPRLTNEVLVEFLECRLDNLVYRMGFASSSRQARQMVNHGHILVNGKKVDRPSFRVKVGDELSLREKSQQVGIFKENFQDGNGFNLPYIEKNVDKFTGKLISMPNRKDVPIEINDQLVIEFYSR
- a CDS encoding TRAP transporter small permease: MTQDCKKKNLFSILMNIQGYVSAFLMILLPCMVFFQVLLRYVFKAPLMGIEELMLFPTIWLYMLGGANASYEREHISCGILTLYIKKEKSMQIFNIAKALISILVSLWLTYWSYWYFAYSLKMWKYSDLVGVPMFFGESALLVGLVLMTLFTVLELRDYINIFRNGNKNKEEAKEC
- a CDS encoding YdcF family protein, which produces MKKRSKAINLLKILGLLWLISFILIEGLILVNGVSKEYKEVDYIVVLGAGLKWDKLSATLKERLDKSYEYLNKNENIKIVVSGGQGPDEATSEAFAMEQYLVGLGISKDRIIKEDKSTSTYENLKNTYDILQEEERKEKIRIGIVTNRFHQFRAGVLAKEIGFEPYAIVSKTKFYQIPKYYLREYFAIIKSFLYDI
- a CDS encoding ornithine cyclodeaminase family protein, with the protein product MESTILLSQGDIKEVLTMKDVVEICDKTFVGFGEGTTINPTKVGLDLGEKAAYPPYEGFMNAMPAYVGWCDSAGIKWAGGLLGERKKAGLPYITSMILLMNPKMGNFTAAMDGALITNWRTGSQAAISLKYTITHKKNIKIAIYGAGMQGRTSTMAISQIFDIDELRVYDLYKSAGEKFKEDMKEYVKGEIVVVENPEDAAKDVDAIITVTQSKNKFLKNEWIKPGMVVVPMGSYQECDDEFILSADKIMVDHVGQCLHRGVLKELAEAGKITEETLYATIGEVAAGKKAAGIKSDERILCVPIGTGAMDIAIATVVRDRAIEKGLGDNFAFVV
- a CDS encoding TRAP transporter large permease yields the protein MLNIVLMDVILLVVLLMMSVPLPYCFGGALLFMSIFGGVSMKSMMLWGFSSTISPVLLASPLFVLAGTLMGGSGIAKHLLNLADVFVGRIRGGLGVVTVATCAFIGAISGSGFTGVAATGPILIPRMVKQGYPRGYATSIVTVSSILGLLIPPSVIMILYGWVTETSILACFLSTVGPGLAIVITFSVINLMWAKKMPDLVLDPPLEAKEKIKVLTNRTWIAIPALCLPVVILGGIYGGIFTPTEAAGVATIISIPIGFFIYKELSPKKFYELIKESTVSVGAIMTMIIFTLMLSQTYVMLQVPQAIIEMFFNITSNKILMLLIINVFLFLVGMIVNDSTGMILVAPLLLPLVTKLGLSPVHFAAIMGVNLAMGGVTPPYASILYLGMRIGKCEFDEIIKPTMVFLLCGYLPIVILTTFFPELSLFLPRLMGLV
- a CDS encoding aminotransferase-like domain-containing protein, with the translated sequence MEISWKPDKNSQVPLYKQIIDFIKGEVSSGNWTVGTKLPAQRLLAQSFGVNRSTLIEALEELKAEGIIEGKGGSSTRIANNTWALLISNNKTNWEQYIENGVHRPNLPTIQAINRLEFEPNIIRLGTGELSPNLFPKEMMRNILTKMPDRINDLGYLEPKGLLDLRKVICEYLKEFNINVSPKSVLIVSGALQALQLISIGITPLGSTILIENPSYIKSLHIFQSSGMKLVGLNMDKNGIMESEILNRINKRNINFLYTIPTFHNPTGTLMPMDRRKNIINLCEKERMPIIEDDVYRELWIDNEPPMPLKSIDKNGNVLYLGSISKSLAPGFRIGWIVGPEPIIDRLADIKMQTDYGSSSISQWAIVELISSGHYFEHLQISRKNLKIRRDLVENLLNKYFKEIATWNIPKGGFYIWLEVKRNINMKRLFDEALKENLLINPGYMYGHMNNKNIRISYSYAELEKLEKGLKKLAIIINHMENF
- a CDS encoding helix-turn-helix domain-containing protein, yielding MDKAEKIMLQRAIDKYGSSYTSKIEIAKVLGISLATLYNKINKYRLLD
- a CDS encoding LysE/ArgO family amino acid transporter, translated to MFKYLLQGFTLGLAYVAPIGMQNLYVINTAISKSKKRAYQVALATIFFDITLALACFFGVGILIDKSILIKRIILLVGSMAVIYIGYGLIKSEPDLSGEVDLDKPLWQVISTCFVVTWLNPQAIIDGSLLLGGFRASLPPDKSNLFIIGVCIASALWFLGISTFVSHFSHLFNEKVLKKLNIVCGSIVIYYGLKLAYMCIQSIM
- the dctP gene encoding TRAP transporter substrate-binding protein DctP; protein product: MRNVKRIMSILICVVLVIGSLAACSSPASQEGKTMTWKIGHIRPEGAVADKDVRALASAIKESTNGDINIEVYPGSTLGDYQIVQERVGIGDVEMQLAPAGTNVDKALGITAVPYLATNWEEAKHVFRKDGPMMDALGKRFEKQGIKLLSTYPVYFGGIALVKEPNEAGNPNVSKGLKIRVPGMKVYELNAQAQGYLATPIPYSEAFTAMQTGIVDGAIGGGAEGYYASFRDVTKYYLPVNDHFEMWFLYMNMETWEGLSDEQKKTIEDASAKFESTRYELAEKDQKGYEAKLAEAGVNVYEFTQEELTAMAEKARAEVWPKLKDEFGAELFDAIIADIQ
- a CDS encoding sigma-54 interaction domain-containing protein — encoded protein: MKLMENAFSQISWNSFKPLDSSSLLNTSLIISKIISEQENCNLTEGEKDCIKSLSDILISREVLIKMLDIIPIAVQIVDSHGIIQYINPAFLSIVGVKKNDRLKKSVFDVSKDGSLVQVIQTGKRVSNVRNYPSGSPTELVSSAAPIYYNGKLLGAIAVTNDIKEVIVLTKKLNESKNKLKTLSEKISNIASATYTFDDLIGSCSNMERCIEMGKIASHTDATVLIQGETGTGKEVIANAIHNSSNRSKQPFISINCSAVPLNLLESELFGHEKGAFTGAFKKKLGKFELANGGTIFLDEIGDMDPLLQVKLLRALQERKIHRVGGESPIPLNIRIISATNRNLKEMVKEGTFREDLFYRLNVLNIELPPLRDRKEDLPHLIDFIMKKTCRKLGKPFKIFTSDAMKIIAQYNWPGNIRELENVLERVVISTRDNREIKGTDLKFISSNETVISADT